The sequence CTGCCAGCCGGATTGGCCTGTTTGGCCCTTGAGCTAagagttgtttttatatttctaaagggttgtaaaaataaaaacagaacaatgtATGACAGAGGCCGAATGGAGCCCACAAagaaagcccaaaatatttactctctggccctttacagaaaaagttcgCCAACACTTGCAGAAAACCCCGAGAGCGCGCCGGGGTAACACAGCACTTGGGTCACCCTCTTCCCCGCCCCAGCTCACACAGAGGGGGGAAAGGCCTGCGTTTACAGTGGGGAGGAGTCAGGGCACGGAGTTGCTGTGCGGcatttgaggggcatctgggtcaGGCTGGGCGCTGCGGGCCTGGGTCTCCAGGGCCTTTCAGCGGCCGAGACTTGAAGGGGCCTTTGGAGGCTGCTTTCACTCTGCCCCTGGCAGGGcgggaaggaagggggtgggggtgggcagaggaaacTCTGGGCTCCCCCAGCAGGCGGGGATCTGGAGGCGCTCCAGACCATTGTGTCCAGTGGGCAGGCCTTCAGTGCGGGAAGGGGCGGCCTcgaggctcccccccccccgcccccccccccccccagcctcacaTCTGGTGGGCTGGCCCGTCGCAGCTGGGAGGAGCAGCTGTGGTCGAGCCTCGTGACtggcctctgggggtggggccagccCTCTCCCCAAGGCTGTGGAGCCGAGAGGCTCAGGGCTGGGGCCGAATGTGGGGCCTCGGCTAGTCGGCTAGTCTCTCGGGCTCACTAGAAAGCTGGAGGTGTGGCTGAAAAACTCGGGAAGCCCATTCCCTCCGGGGGCCAGCCATTTCCAGAGCCTGCCTCCACTGGAGGCGAGATTGAGTCTCCACGGCTCCGTGGGGCGGAGGTCAGAAGGGGATCGGGACGGGCATTCCGACAACCCGCGAGGAGAGTTGAATTGGCGCTGGAGACGGTGAGCCCTGCCTGGATGTTCTGGAGCAGACCTCCAGCGTCAGCGGAAGACCACGCTGTGGGACAGCCAAGCTCCTCTTAGTCCTGACAGTCTTGATGAGATGGCCCCTGTGTCCCTTTGCAGGAAAGTGCTGActttggagaaggaggagaacCAGACCTTCGGCTTTGAGATCCAGGTGGGAGAAGCTGGGCACAGAGGGAGCGCAGGGTTGGAAGGCCACTCTGACAGATGGCCGGGCCCTGCCACACCCCTGGCTGATGGGCCCCTTGTCTGTTACAGACTTACGGCCTTCACCACCGGGAGGAGCAGCGGGTGGAGATGGTGACCTTTGTCTGCCGGGTTCATGACTCCAGCCCTGCCCAGCTGGCTGGGCTCACACCAGGTGAGGCCCGAGCCTGGGATACAGGGCCCTGGGGAGAGGGTAGGACCTTGCTCCCAAGCAGAGGGGGTGAGAAATTGCTTCTGAAacccatttcctttcctcctcctgtttTGAGAAGGCCAAGAAGAATGGATAGAGTGCGGGCTTGGGATCCAGGCAAACTTGCCATTGACTGTGTGACATGGAGCAGTCCCATCTGCGAAATGGGGGCACTAACATGCCTAGGGGTTCCCTAGGCACAGAGCCAGGACCTGGTAAATGGCAGATGTCGCTGCTGCTGTTTTGTCTCCTGGCCGTCTGGCGACCCAGCCCGTgcaggagccggggagggggagaCATTCCCTTAAATCTGCTCAGATACTGGACATCAGGGCCTCTCCTGTGCCGACCCGGCCCAACTCTGGGGTACCTGCGTGACGTCCTCTAACAAGGAAATGATGCCTCCACTGGGGGCCCTTGGGATTAGCCAAATCTAGAGTCCCCAGGCCCCAGGAAGGGGATTGAGAATGCAAGAGCTAAGCCCCCTTCTAGCACCACTTTCTTCCCTAAGCCCTCACCTCCTTGCCCACTTACCAGCAGCCCCCGGTAGCCAAGTGGTATGTTGCAACTTTGCAAAATAGTTTCATATTCACTCTCCCTCCTGATCCCTGAAGTAGCCACAGTAGGGATCACACGCCCTTTTTATAGACGGGAAATGGACCCGTAGAGAATGTGGCTTGCCCTGTCTGAAGTCAGAAGGTTCCGCAGCGGCACAGGGTGTCAGAAGCTGAGGCCTCTCATGCCTGCGGCCACTGTTAGCTCTCAGCGTGGTGCTGCTCACCCTGACCCCTTCCTGTCTCGGCTGGGTCTCATGATAGCCTGTGGGCCAGACAGAAACAACCAACTCTGGGGGCAGGCAACCCAGGGTTGCTGAGAGGGCTCAGCCTTTGGGGACAGTTTCCTGAGGGGGGAGTGGAGGTGTTGGGTCTATGAGGGCCCTATGCTGGGGTTGCTGGGCCAGGACAAGGTTTCCACACAGCCATCAGGAGTGGAAGGAGGCAATTCAGGAGCGTTCTGTGTATTACCCCTACCCTTCCTGGCTAGGGTAGGGGGCTGCAATCCTTCCATCCTGCCCCGTGGAACACAAGCTCACCCCCTCTCTGCCTGGCAGGGGACACCATCGCCAGCGTTAATGGCCTGAACGTGGAAGGTATCCGGCATCGAGAGATTGTTGACATCATTAAGGCGTCTGGCAATGTTCTCAGGTATGTCTGGACGCTGCCATCCTGAGGGCTCCTGAGCCCAGCTTCTCTCAGTGTGTCCGCACCCTATGGGCTCACTTAGCCTTTAATTCACTCTCCCTCCTCAGGCTGGAAACTCTGTATGGGACGTCAATCCGGAAGGCTGAATTGGAGGCACGTCTGCAGTACCTAAAGGTAGGGCAGCCCAGTTAACGTccagcctccaccctcttcttccAAGCTCCTGCCCCTCTGGCCCTCACTCTTTTTTTAGGGGCTCATTTACCTGTCCGAATATGCTTTTAACCTTCAGATTTCTTCTGTGCACTGCCTGATCCCTCCGTCTATACCCACCTCCTGCTTGTTTCTTGCTTAGCTCCTGACAGTGAGGCGGGGGGTGTCTCTTGCAGCAAACCCTGTATGAGAAGTGGGGAGAATACAGGTCCCTAATGGTCCAAGAGCAGCGGCTGGTGCACGGTGAGTAGATTGGGGGTGCAAAGGGTCCCTTTCACCCCTACTGATGTCCCTATGCATGCTCCCCCCTCAGCACTCGTGGGTTACTTCCCTCTCCAAAGTGAAGAAAAGTTTGTTGAGCTACTGCTATGGGTACAATATTGCCCTGGGCCGCTGCACACACATTTTTAGTTCCTTCTCCCAACAGCTTTCTGAAGGCGAGCGTTAGTATCTTCTCCATTTTACCCGTAGGAACAGCGAGGCTCCGTGAGCTCGTTTCAAATGCCTTCCGGGGCTCTTGTGTCACAGTGGTCCTCATAAGGACTCGAGTGTATAattcctgttttacagaggagggaagCGGGGCTTAGGCCAGGGGCCACACGGATGCTCAGCAGGAAGGAGCTGAGGTCCCCTCTCCATGCCCTCTGACAACGCTTCCTCGTGTCTTTTCTGCCCCTGCAGGCCTGGTGGTGAAGGACCCGAGCATTTATGATACATTGGAGTCCGTGCGCTCCTGCCTGTACGGCGCGGGCCTGCTCCCGGGCTCGCTGCCCTTCGGCCCCCTGCTGGCCGCGCCCGGGGGTCCCCGCGGGGGCGCGCGGCGGGCTGGGCGCGACGCGGACGACGCCGTCTACCACACGTGCTTCTTCGGGGGCGCGGagccgcccgccccgccgccgccgcccccgccccccacccgcgCGCCGGGCCGGGGCCCCGCCGAGGCTCTGGCGTCCGCGCCCCGGGCCGCGCTGAGCCGCAGCGCCAGCGTGCGGTGCGCGGGccccgggggcggcggcggcggcggcggcggcggcggggcgccGGGCGCGCTCTGGACTGAGGCCCGCGAGCAGGCCCTGTGCGGCCCCGGCCTGCGCAAAGCCAAGTACCGCAGCTTCCGCCGGCGGCTGCTCAAGTTCATCCCCGGACTCAATcgctccctggaggaggaggagagccagctgtagg is a genomic window of Acinonyx jubatus isolate Ajub_Pintada_27869175 chromosome B4, VMU_Ajub_asm_v1.0, whole genome shotgun sequence containing:
- the TAMALIN gene encoding protein TAMALIN isoform X2 gives rise to the protein MVTFVCRVHDSSPAQLAGLTPGDTIASVNGLNVEGIRHREIVDIIKASGNVLRLETLYGTSIRKAELEARLQYLKQTLYEKWGEYRSLMVQEQRLVHGLVVKDPSIYDTLESVRSCLYGAGLLPGSLPFGPLLAAPGGPRGGARRAGRDADDAVYHTCFFGGAEPPAPPPPPPPPTRAPGRGPAEALASAPRAALSRSASVRCAGPGGGGGGGGGGGAPGALWTEAREQALCGPGLRKAKYRSFRRRLLKFIPGLNRSLEEEESQL
- the TAMALIN gene encoding protein TAMALIN isoform X1 yields the protein MTLRRLRKLQQKEEAAAAPDPAARAPDSEVAPAAPAPTPASGPRAAAASPGAPGDELYAALEDYHPAELYRALAVSGGTLPRRKGSGFRWKNLSQSPEQQRKVLTLEKEENQTFGFEIQTYGLHHREEQRVEMVTFVCRVHDSSPAQLAGLTPGDTIASVNGLNVEGIRHREIVDIIKASGNVLRLETLYGTSIRKAELEARLQYLKQTLYEKWGEYRSLMVQEQRLVHGLVVKDPSIYDTLESVRSCLYGAGLLPGSLPFGPLLAAPGGPRGGARRAGRDADDAVYHTCFFGGAEPPAPPPPPPPPTRAPGRGPAEALASAPRAALSRSASVRCAGPGGGGGGGGGGGAPGALWTEAREQALCGPGLRKAKYRSFRRRLLKFIPGLNRSLEEEESQL